Genomic DNA from Pistricoccus aurantiacus:
GACTGGCAGGCCTTCGAAGTCGAACTCAATGCGCTGGTGCGCCGGCACTTCCCCCATTGGGAAGCCAGGGATATCGGCAAGCTGTTTTCCTAATCGACCGGGACTGGTTCATTGATCTGCAGCAGGCGAATCAGCTCCCGGCGCTCTTGGGGATTTTCGATGAGATCCGCCAGGGTGTATTGATCCAGCACACCGAAGAAGGCGTCCAGCGCCTTTGCGAGGAGAAGCTTGATGCGACAGGCCGGGGTGATCACGCATCGATTGGCCGGGCCGAAGCATTCCACCAGCACGAGATCCTGCTCCGTATCCCGCACCAGCTTGCCGAGGTTGATGTCTTCCGGGCGCTTCTTGAGTATCAGCCCGCCGTTCTTGCCGCGGGTGGCCTGCAGGTAGCCCTTGCGATTGAGTTCCTGAACCACCTTCATCAGATGATTGCGGGAAATATCGTAGCGTTCGGCGATTTCCGCGATGGTGGAGCGCTGTTCGCCTTTCAAGGCGGTGAACAGCAGCACACGAAGCGAATAATCCGTGTAGCGAGTGATATGCATGCTCAGGAGCCGTTGCGGGTCGCGCGAGGCACGACGTTATTGTTTGTTGTCGACGTGGTCGGGTTGGGTCTTGTCAGCAGAAAAGTCGCCACACAGCAGAAGAAAACGCCGGTGACGATCAGCACGAAAAGCGGCGAGCCCTTGTAGGCGAGCCAGGACCAGCTCAATAACAGTAAACAGCAGGCCAGCCACTTGGCACGCTTGGGAACCGCACGCTGCTCTCGCCAGGCGATCAATGGCGGCCCGAGATGCGGGTGCCGCCACAGCCAGGTGGCCAGCCGGGGCGAGCCCTTGGGGGCCGCCCAGGCCGCCACCAGCAGAAAAGGGGTGGTAGGCAACAGCGGCAAGACTGCGCCGACGGCGCCCAGGCCGATGCACAGGAACGCCAGACACCGGTAGACCAAACGAGATAGCTTGCCGGGGGTTGCCATTGAAGGCCTCCTTGGCGGCCTGGCCCATAAGATGTATTTTGGATATATATTATGCTTTGATCAAGGAATGCTCAAGCCATGCGTCAAGGCAAGAACACCATGATTTCCACTCGGCATTATCCCGCCTGGACCTGGTTCTTCCCGGCGGCGAGCCTTTACGCTGCTCTATGGATGCCGCTATCGCTCTGGGTCATGCTTTCAGGCGACGAGTTTCAGACCGTCAACATGCCGAATGTATCCTTGGCCTACCTGCATGCTCAGGAGCTACTGTTCGGTTTCGCCCTGGCGGTGATCGCCGGCTATCTGCTGGGGCCCTTGCCGTTCAAGAAACTGGCGCCGCTGTTCCTTCTCTGGTTGCTGGCAAGGCTTGGCATCCTGCTTGCGCCACAGACCCTGATGGCACCCTTGGCGGGCAGCGGTTTCGTTCTGCTGCTGGCTTGGCAGCTGGTGCCGCGCTTCAAGGCCGCCAAGAAATGGCGCAATCGCCTGCTTTCGCCGCTGCTGCTGGCGATCTGCCTGGCAGCGGTAGCCGCTCAGTGGTCGAGCCATATGCCGTTGTCGAAAGCGGTACCGATAAATTATTCGCCGTCGGGTCTGCTGTATATAGCGGTGCTGCTATTGGCCTTATTGATGCTTTTCATGGGCGGTCGGGTGATCGCGCCGGCGGTGGCGGGCTATCGTCAGCGTCTTGGCGGCATCCTCAAGGCTCGGGTACAGCCGAATCTGGAAGCGGGGCTGATTCTCGCCATGCTGCTGGCCATTGGGCTCGCATTCTGGCCGATGGTCTACCGCTGGGCCGGAGTCCCGCTGGTGCTGGCGGGGCTGATAGGATGGCTACGGCTGCTGCGCTGGCAGCCTTGGCACTGTCTGGGCAGGCCCGATCTGTTATGCCTGGGCATCGGCTATGCCTGGCTTGGGACGGGGCTGATCGTCAACGGCATTGCCTTGCTCGCCCAGCAATCGTCGGTTGCCTTGATCCATGTCATCACTGTCGGGGCGCTAGGCACGCTGACAAGCGGTATCATGTTGCGAACGGCGTTGCTGGCGGCGAGTCCAAGATCCAGCCTCGATCTGGGGCGTGAAAAATATTTTGCATGGATCACCGGCTTGATCGCCATTGCCACGCTGTCGAGGCTTTTCGCGTCCTTTACGCTGATCTATCACGTGCCCCTGCTCTGGATCGCCGCGACAGCCTGGAGCCTTGCCTGGTGCCTGCTGGGGCTGCGGCTCGCCAGCGTGGCAAACGAATACCTGATTCACCGAAATACAAGACAAGCCGCCCGTTGAGTGGTGAAACAGACAAGAGACGACATGAAATAAGGCAGCTCGAATATTCATCGCTGCCTCAAGGAGACGACATTGGCTATCGCCTGTTATGCGGACTTACTGCGCGAAGCGCGCCAGCAGAAAGAGGCTCAGCGCCTGCTTTTCGTGTTCACCCGAGCGGAACTGCCGGATAACCCGAACGACATCCAGCGCGAACG
This window encodes:
- a CDS encoding RrF2 family transcriptional regulator; its protein translation is MHITRYTDYSLRVLLFTALKGEQRSTIAEIAERYDISRNHLMKVVQELNRKGYLQATRGKNGGLILKKRPEDINLGKLVRDTEQDLVLVECFGPANRCVITPACRIKLLLAKALDAFFGVLDQYTLADLIENPQERRELIRLLQINEPVPVD
- a CDS encoding YbaN family protein produces the protein MATPGKLSRLVYRCLAFLCIGLGAVGAVLPLLPTTPFLLVAAWAAPKGSPRLATWLWRHPHLGPPLIAWREQRAVPKRAKWLACCLLLLSWSWLAYKGSPLFVLIVTGVFFCCVATFLLTRPNPTTSTTNNNVVPRATRNGS
- a CDS encoding NnrS family protein, which gives rise to MRQGKNTMISTRHYPAWTWFFPAASLYAALWMPLSLWVMLSGDEFQTVNMPNVSLAYLHAQELLFGFALAVIAGYLLGPLPFKKLAPLFLLWLLARLGILLAPQTLMAPLAGSGFVLLLAWQLVPRFKAAKKWRNRLLSPLLLAICLAAVAAQWSSHMPLSKAVPINYSPSGLLYIAVLLLALLMLFMGGRVIAPAVAGYRQRLGGILKARVQPNLEAGLILAMLLAIGLAFWPMVYRWAGVPLVLAGLIGWLRLLRWQPWHCLGRPDLLCLGIGYAWLGTGLIVNGIALLAQQSSVALIHVITVGALGTLTSGIMLRTALLAASPRSSLDLGREKYFAWITGLIAIATLSRLFASFTLIYHVPLLWIAATAWSLAWCLLGLRLASVANEYLIHRNTRQAAR